Proteins found in one Synechococcus sp. LA31 genomic segment:
- a CDS encoding LCP family protein, producing the protein MKSPGLKSIGISPRDERGPILMAIALGLGGGLLLAAPLNQLLEGPPVGSNHQVVNPFSTWTGMGEKEVVILGTDVGGGNTDVMYTVRVDNGITKLTQIPRDTFIDSTRFGPMKANALYAFGGPDAVKQELSKQLGRPVQHHILVNLSVIRRLGDALGGLEVDVPKRMVYTDRTQGLYIDLQPGKQVLRGRDIEGFLRFRHDEMGDIGRLDRQKLLLKALFDQLTKPENLVRMPALLAAAGQDMKTDLGPMEIGGLMTAMGGTKLDAERLSGRPFMRDGISYWEAEWPSPASHDTPASAGSDRYDAVF; encoded by the coding sequence ATGAAGAGTCCAGGCCTGAAGAGCATCGGCATCAGCCCCCGCGATGAGCGCGGCCCGATCCTGATGGCCATTGCCTTGGGTCTTGGCGGCGGCCTGCTGCTGGCAGCGCCGCTCAACCAACTGCTGGAAGGCCCTCCCGTGGGCAGCAATCACCAAGTGGTGAACCCCTTCAGCACCTGGACGGGCATGGGCGAGAAGGAGGTGGTGATCCTCGGCACCGATGTGGGCGGCGGCAACACCGATGTGATGTACACGGTGCGCGTGGACAACGGCATCACCAAGCTCACCCAGATCCCGCGCGACACCTTCATCGATTCAACCCGTTTCGGCCCGATGAAGGCCAACGCGCTCTACGCCTTCGGCGGCCCCGATGCGGTGAAGCAGGAACTCTCCAAGCAGTTGGGGCGGCCAGTGCAGCACCACATCCTGGTGAATCTCTCGGTGATCCGCCGCCTTGGCGATGCCCTCGGCGGCCTCGAGGTCGACGTGCCCAAGCGGATGGTTTACACCGATCGAACCCAGGGCCTCTACATCGATCTGCAACCGGGCAAGCAGGTGCTGCGCGGCCGCGACATCGAAGGCTTCCTGCGCTTCCGCCACGACGAAATGGGCGACATCGGCCGCCTCGATCGCCAGAAGTTGCTGCTCAAAGCACTGTTCGATCAACTCACCAAACCTGAAAACCTGGTGCGCATGCCCGCTCTGCTGGCCGCCGCCGGACAAGACATGAAAACCGATCTGGGCCCGATGGAAATCGGCGGCCTGATGACCGCGATGGGCGGCACCAAGCTCGATGCCGAACGCCTGAGCGGCAGGCCCTTCATGCGCGATGGCATCAGCTACTGGGAAGCCGAATGGCCCAGCCCTGCCAGTCACGACACACCAGCCTCCGCCGGCTCGGATCGTTATGACGCGGTGTTCTGA
- the psbP gene encoding photosystem II reaction center PsbP translates to MLQPNTRSISRRASLSALVALLLAVVLSACSAAAAGLNSYQSPDGRYAFLYPTGWTRVQVTEGPQVVFHDLINADETLSLVVSDVNSTNSLENLGSAVAVGEKLRRVVIAPEGSGREAELVEASEREDGGRTFYDLEYTVHLNDRDRHELATVVVDRGRLYTFAASTNEVRWPRVEGLFHQVISSFTLRI, encoded by the coding sequence ATGTTGCAACCGAACACCCGTTCGATCAGCCGTCGGGCCTCGCTCTCGGCCCTGGTGGCGCTGTTGCTGGCGGTGGTGCTGAGCGCCTGCAGCGCCGCGGCCGCTGGGCTCAACTCCTACCAAAGCCCGGATGGGCGCTATGCCTTTCTCTATCCCACCGGCTGGACGCGGGTGCAGGTGACGGAGGGGCCGCAGGTGGTGTTCCACGACCTCATCAATGCCGATGAAACCCTGAGCCTGGTGGTGTCGGATGTGAACAGCACCAACAGCCTCGAAAACCTTGGCAGCGCCGTGGCGGTGGGCGAGAAGCTGCGCCGGGTGGTGATCGCACCGGAGGGCAGCGGCCGCGAGGCTGAGCTGGTGGAGGCCTCCGAACGCGAAGACGGCGGCCGCACCTTCTACGACCTTGAGTACACGGTGCATCTCAACGACCGTGATCGCCACGAGTTGGCCACGGTGGTGGTAGACCGCGGCCGCCTTTACACCTTTGCGGCCAGCACCAATGAGGTGCGCTGGCCGCGGGTGGAAGGCCTGTTCCATCAGGTGATCAGCTCCTTCACCCTGCGGATCTGA
- a CDS encoding FAD-dependent oxidoreductase has translation MPAASAGVVIIGGGVAGGLLALALRDQGAKVSVLDAAPADGSRSATAISYGALPGWPLAPTPLARLAATASQHWRELERRHGPLGWQRCNLRLQGSNPALALAARLGVLPFAQVDSARFSAGLPLVLAAAGVEHRSLQVQALAPLEGGWQLQLSDGSRCTAAQVVLAAGAHSRALWPGLPERLRRSWATVLELARCPEVLGPTTALLPQRFARVGLERRAAALSQPAWVVDPGLVPWGASALVGQHTWIAPAAMSQAAPSPSLCAAELRQALASRPQWPVEGAVVRQAAVAFCSSGAPLVGPVAEAPGLWVFSGFSAAFSQVPVLAPWLAQRIAAPAGPAAAAQRRLQQLGVWPEGG, from the coding sequence ATGCCAGCTGCTTCCGCCGGTGTGGTGATCATCGGCGGGGGCGTGGCAGGTGGGTTGTTGGCCCTGGCCCTGCGCGATCAGGGCGCAAAGGTGAGTGTGTTGGATGCGGCGCCGGCCGATGGCAGTCGTTCGGCCACGGCGATCAGCTACGGCGCTTTGCCGGGTTGGCCGCTGGCCCCAACACCGCTAGCTCGGCTGGCTGCAACGGCATCGCAGCATTGGCGCGAGCTGGAGCGCCGCCACGGCCCCCTGGGTTGGCAGCGGTGCAACCTTCGCTTGCAAGGGTCCAACCCGGCGTTGGCCCTTGCAGCACGTTTGGGTGTGCTGCCTTTCGCCCAAGTGGACAGCGCGCGATTCAGTGCCGGGCTGCCGTTGGTGTTGGCGGCGGCGGGGGTCGAGCATCGATCGCTGCAGGTGCAGGCTCTGGCTCCCCTTGAGGGGGGCTGGCAGTTGCAGCTCAGCGATGGCAGCCGTTGCACGGCGGCGCAGGTTGTGCTGGCGGCGGGTGCCCATAGCCGTGCCCTGTGGCCGGGTTTGCCAGAGCGGTTGCGGCGCAGCTGGGCCACGGTGCTGGAGCTAGCTCGGTGTCCTGAAGTTCTTGGGCCCACAACAGCCCTGCTGCCGCAGAGGTTTGCGCGCGTGGGCCTGGAGCGGCGTGCCGCTGCCTTGTCGCAGCCGGCCTGGGTGGTGGATCCAGGGCTCGTGCCCTGGGGAGCTTCTGCTCTGGTGGGCCAGCACACCTGGATTGCCCCAGCGGCGATGAGCCAGGCCGCGCCGAGCCCGTCGCTGTGCGCGGCTGAACTCCGCCAGGCATTGGCTTCTCGCCCGCAGTGGCCGGTGGAGGGAGCTGTGGTGCGCCAGGCAGCGGTGGCCTTCTGCAGCAGCGGTGCGCCGCTGGTGGGCCCGGTGGCTGAGGCGCCAGGGCTGTGGGTGTTTAGCGGCTTCAGCGCTGCCTTCAGTCAGGTGCCGGTGCTGGCGCCTTGGTTGGCGCAGCGCATCGCGGCGCCTGCAGGGCCTGCGGCCGCGGCGCAGCGGCGGTTGCAACAGCTGGGGGTGTGGCCTGAGGGGGGCTGA
- a CDS encoding NHLP bacteriocin system secretion protein encodes MTQATPTADAPWYKRRAQHLRDRWNGLSDHNQVGVCLAGVTGTVVLWALFWPVPTEVKGTGVLIYPENAGILNARSGGQVREVSVKVGQRVKRGQVLMQLYLPVLERQLEQQRGNLRQLQRHNEKLDYRDVQRLLTEKNALDTALAKFTDDRRRYGELQSTYSSKLRNLEWLAKREVVAPLSSAVVSAEQGLTSTSVNLDEVKINERNVVTNYQQVKLNIETQALQRRYQIDDLKREIEVTEAKIAYDGKVHAERDGTVLDLQVIPGQTVSTGQRLGTIGRPEQPNAKDRPLKAVAYFPPADARRLPLGIPVEVVPLWKQRGRFGGIVGKVTQVLTLPATEDDISTTIGNPQLAQELTKNGPVMRSEIELEHDPRSVDGYRWTLSGGSGVFPIREGLTISTHAYVEWRSPITYVIPGLRSLTGGYRTPWIDLRWNLPFLRQPDTLQ; translated from the coding sequence ATGACCCAGGCCACTCCCACCGCTGATGCGCCCTGGTACAAGCGGCGTGCTCAGCATCTGCGCGATCGCTGGAACGGACTGAGCGATCACAACCAGGTGGGCGTCTGCCTGGCCGGTGTGACGGGAACGGTGGTGCTTTGGGCACTGTTTTGGCCGGTGCCCACCGAGGTGAAGGGCACGGGGGTTTTGATCTATCCCGAAAACGCAGGCATCCTCAACGCCCGCTCCGGTGGGCAGGTGCGGGAGGTGTCCGTGAAGGTGGGCCAGCGGGTGAAGCGCGGCCAAGTACTGATGCAGCTCTACCTGCCGGTGCTCGAGCGTCAGCTCGAGCAACAGCGCGGCAACCTGCGCCAGCTGCAACGCCACAACGAGAAGCTCGACTACCGAGACGTTCAGCGCCTGCTCACCGAAAAGAACGCGCTTGATACGGCTCTGGCCAAGTTCACCGATGATCGCCGCCGCTACGGCGAGCTCCAATCGACGTACTCCAGCAAACTGCGCAATCTCGAGTGGCTAGCCAAGCGTGAGGTGGTGGCGCCGTTGTCGTCTGCTGTGGTATCGGCGGAGCAGGGCCTCACCAGCACCAGCGTGAATCTCGATGAGGTGAAGATCAACGAGCGCAATGTGGTCACCAACTACCAGCAGGTGAAGCTCAACATCGAAACGCAAGCCCTGCAGCGTCGTTATCAGATCGATGATCTCAAGCGTGAGATCGAGGTCACCGAGGCCAAGATTGCTTACGACGGCAAAGTGCATGCCGAGCGTGACGGCACGGTGCTCGACCTGCAGGTGATCCCCGGCCAAACGGTGAGCACAGGTCAGCGCCTGGGCACGATTGGGCGACCTGAGCAGCCCAACGCGAAGGATCGGCCCCTGAAGGCTGTGGCTTACTTCCCGCCGGCTGATGCGCGCAGGCTGCCCCTCGGCATTCCGGTGGAAGTGGTGCCGCTGTGGAAGCAACGGGGTCGTTTTGGCGGCATCGTGGGCAAGGTGACCCAAGTGCTCACCTTGCCGGCCACCGAAGACGACATCTCCACCACCATCGGCAACCCCCAGCTCGCTCAGGAGCTCACCAAGAATGGTCCGGTGATGCGCAGCGAGATTGAACTCGAGCACGACCCGCGCAGTGTGGACGGGTATCGCTGGACCCTCTCCGGCGGCAGCGGCGTGTTTCCGATCCGCGAAGGTCTCACCATCTCCACCCATGCCTATGTGGAGTGGCGTTCGCCGATCACCTATGTGATTCCGGGCCTGCGCTCGCTAACGGGCGGCTACCGCACCCCCTGGATCGACCTGCGCTGGAACCTGCCCTTCCTGCGCCAGCCCGACACACTCCAATGA
- a CDS encoding TolC family protein: MALLKRALTLSLVCSTPGLTAPLPSSAPLAPNPLSTAVPIPLGRGADTQLLERSWQKLDAELRALDQLLPTEPEPAVRDVLATPELPPNLLRANEPAQGPIQPEQSTPAPPLDLPTPKQLEAAGIASLSLEQALAIAFASSARLQAQREQVAAALASFQAAMGTYWPTISAFAAGGYDRSRSTETSLQPNDNLNFGPLFDKNGLLTTSPKPPGYAPTPGAFYVPEGGSVKATSGSSAFEGGLLLNYALLDFARTPKVQAARASLEQERNTYANQLRSLQLQVSEAYYQLQQQEQLVRVYDANVRNDLVILQDSLDLKQAGLVPRLDVLRRRAIQASDEETLIQAMADRAVARRRLAVVLNLPPQVTPSASDPIVVQPRWPLDLEASLLAAYRGNPELEAILATRQALAQQKQATAAGLLPKLSLFANAGGSSNLSSLGNFELGGGGCCGSTALPLTSTNAWDWSVGLTMTWLLFDAGTTAGQARAFAKREAAAAQQYAASRNDIRLRLEQAFFNHEASLAKLSSARRGVAAALEAFRDVRLRYLTGLSSELDVSITQDRLINSLVQRLNATVGVNVTYAQLLRELLPMPRDPNQPIQPQLQLQVSSTSP; this comes from the coding sequence GTGGCACTGCTCAAGCGAGCTCTGACCCTCAGTCTGGTGTGCAGCACCCCTGGCTTGACTGCGCCGTTACCAAGCAGCGCCCCCCTGGCGCCGAATCCCCTCTCCACCGCCGTGCCCATCCCGCTGGGGCGTGGAGCCGATACGCAATTGCTCGAGCGCAGTTGGCAAAAGCTCGATGCTGAGTTGCGGGCGCTGGATCAGCTGCTACCCACCGAGCCCGAGCCAGCGGTGCGCGATGTGCTCGCTACCCCTGAGCTCCCGCCCAATCTCTTGCGGGCCAACGAACCGGCCCAGGGGCCCATCCAACCGGAGCAATCCACCCCTGCCCCGCCCCTGGATCTGCCAACCCCCAAGCAGCTAGAGGCCGCTGGTATCGCCAGCTTGAGCCTTGAGCAGGCCCTGGCCATTGCTTTTGCCAGTAGCGCCCGCCTGCAGGCCCAACGCGAGCAGGTGGCGGCAGCCCTGGCCAGCTTCCAGGCGGCAATGGGCACCTACTGGCCCACGATCAGCGCTTTTGCCGCCGGTGGCTACGACCGCAGCCGCAGCACCGAAACCTCACTGCAACCCAACGACAACCTGAACTTTGGCCCGCTGTTTGACAAAAACGGCCTGCTCACCACAAGCCCAAAGCCGCCGGGCTATGCGCCCACCCCAGGCGCTTTTTATGTGCCGGAAGGCGGCTCAGTGAAGGCCACCTCCGGCAGCAGCGCCTTTGAAGGCGGGCTGCTGCTCAACTACGCGCTGCTCGATTTCGCCCGCACCCCCAAGGTGCAAGCAGCCCGCGCCAGCCTTGAGCAAGAGCGCAATACCTACGCCAATCAACTGCGCTCCCTGCAGCTGCAGGTGAGCGAGGCCTACTACCAGCTGCAGCAGCAGGAGCAGCTGGTGCGCGTCTACGACGCCAACGTGCGCAACGACCTGGTGATCCTGCAGGACAGCCTTGATCTCAAGCAGGCCGGCCTGGTGCCTCGCCTCGATGTGTTGCGGCGCCGCGCCATCCAGGCCTCCGATGAAGAAACGCTGATCCAGGCGATGGCCGATCGCGCCGTGGCGCGGCGGCGGCTGGCAGTGGTGCTCAACCTGCCGCCACAGGTCACCCCCAGCGCCAGCGATCCGATCGTGGTGCAGCCGCGCTGGCCGCTGGATCTCGAGGCGAGCCTCTTGGCGGCCTACCGCGGCAACCCCGAGCTGGAGGCGATCCTGGCCACGCGCCAAGCCCTAGCGCAGCAGAAGCAGGCCACCGCAGCGGGCTTGCTGCCCAAGCTGTCGCTGTTTGCCAACGCCGGCGGCAGCAGCAACCTTTCCAGCCTCGGCAACTTTGAACTGGGTGGCGGCGGCTGTTGCGGCTCCACGGCCCTGCCCCTCACCTCCACCAATGCCTGGGATTGGTCGGTGGGCCTCACCATGACCTGGCTGCTCTTCGATGCCGGCACCACCGCCGGTCAGGCTCGCGCCTTCGCCAAGCGGGAAGCCGCCGCGGCCCAGCAATACGCCGCCAGCCGCAACGACATCCGTCTGCGACTGGAGCAAGCCTTCTTCAACCACGAGGCCAGCCTGGCCAAGCTCAGCTCCGCCCGCCGCGGCGTTGCCGCAGCCCTGGAGGCCTTTCGCGATGTACGCCTGCGCTACCTCACCGGCCTCTCCAGCGAACTGGATGTGTCGATCACCCAAGACCGCCTGATCAACAGCCTGGTGCAACGGCTCAACGCCACGGTGGGGGTGAACGTCACCTACGCGCAATTGCTGCGGGAACTGCTACCGATGCCGCGCGATCCCAACCAACCGATCCAGCCACAGCTGCAGCTGCAGGTCTCGAGCACGTCTCCTTAA
- a CDS encoding FUSC family protein produces the protein MRPALRDNLRLAVTVAVVNGFATLTGLAFAMYASLAVLSVTVGNYGNTLELGRQRLIGTTIGAVVVFFGYRAWGHLPVLVALPLALLMARLIAGSVRLTVGYAVCCFVVIMGWLLHEQQLDSWIPLRLFWTAFGIIMALLSLRLFWPARARLEQRQGLLQLLVDLGHTLKTYLAAPPQAARRAALREQLRSLRNSLLSLRDQRVNALRELGPLAAEHPVAQLWDLLDHACESLILDLDELRRLPDPQWQAWGLEGLHEAAMQFSDAVADRLLSWQGTLSQSLNLQPPPPEPRPQLPLDRLSDAQAQAAFDQLSPAQLQQLAGRLMVLNRIDHIVASTERRWLALLR, from the coding sequence ATGCGCCCAGCCCTCCGCGACAACCTGCGCCTGGCCGTCACGGTGGCCGTGGTGAATGGCTTCGCCACCCTCACCGGGCTGGCCTTTGCCATGTATGCCTCCCTGGCCGTGCTCAGTGTGACCGTGGGCAACTACGGCAACACCCTGGAACTGGGTCGTCAACGGCTGATCGGCACCACCATCGGAGCGGTGGTGGTGTTCTTTGGCTACCGCGCCTGGGGCCACCTCCCCGTGCTGGTAGCCCTACCACTGGCCCTGCTCATGGCTCGGCTCATTGCCGGCAGCGTTCGGCTCACCGTTGGCTACGCCGTCTGCTGTTTCGTGGTGATCATGGGCTGGCTGCTGCATGAACAACAGCTCGACAGCTGGATCCCGCTGCGCCTGTTCTGGACAGCCTTCGGCATCATCATGGCCCTGCTCAGCTTGCGGCTCTTCTGGCCGGCGAGGGCCCGACTGGAGCAACGCCAGGGACTGCTGCAGTTGCTGGTGGATCTCGGCCACACCCTCAAGACCTACCTGGCCGCGCCCCCCCAAGCCGCGCGGCGCGCCGCCCTCAGAGAGCAGCTGCGCTCGCTGCGCAACAGCCTGCTCAGCCTGCGCGATCAACGGGTGAATGCGCTGCGGGAACTGGGCCCCCTAGCGGCGGAGCACCCAGTGGCACAACTGTGGGATCTGCTCGATCACGCCTGCGAATCATTGATCCTTGATCTCGATGAATTGCGCCGCCTACCCGATCCCCAATGGCAGGCCTGGGGATTGGAGGGTCTCCATGAGGCTGCGATGCAGTTCAGCGATGCCGTGGCCGATCGCCTGCTCAGCTGGCAGGGCACGCTGAGCCAATCGCTCAATCTGCAACCTCCACCGCCAGAGCCACGGCCGCAGCTCCCCTTAGATCGCCTCAGCGATGCGCAAGCGCAGGCCGCCTTCGATCAGCTCAGCCCAGCGCAACTACAACAGCTGGCCGGCCGGTTGATGGTGCTGAACCGCATCGACCACATCGTGGCGAGCACCGAACGTCGCTGGCTCGCTCTGCTGCGCTGA
- a CDS encoding FUSC family protein — MINRNALRTALTAGLGNGFASITGLPDDQYVALAVLSVSSGTYGASFELGRQRLLGTVLGSILLLIGYECLHELPMAVGLAITMGCLRLLGGVLGLKVGYKVGGMIVVMGWLVHEGSLATWIPLRFFWTALGVILMILSLRLFWPARGLVQCLGRYGELMDQLQITFTALAQRLQQSQGVAGGPTPPSYRQLRATLQSARAQRPALLQELGNQPQRHPAYLLLNSLDAAASRLVTMVGGMERAVPTSLDSQLVARLHQAEADLLSCMAAQLQRWAQLLRSSRGLPTPPARPLDLPLSWLQLTTELNDPLANSASLERLERIATRLLLCRQAEQAIRDGESSWRAIMART, encoded by the coding sequence GTGATCAACCGCAACGCGCTCCGCACCGCCCTCACCGCCGGGCTCGGCAATGGCTTCGCCAGCATCACTGGCCTGCCCGACGATCAATACGTCGCCCTGGCGGTGTTGTCGGTGTCGAGCGGCACCTACGGGGCTTCGTTCGAGCTGGGCCGGCAACGCCTCCTCGGCACCGTGCTCGGCTCGATCTTGCTGTTGATCGGCTACGAGTGCCTGCATGAGCTGCCCATGGCGGTGGGACTCGCGATCACGATGGGCTGTCTGCGGCTGTTGGGCGGCGTCTTGGGCCTGAAGGTGGGCTACAAGGTGGGCGGCATGATCGTGGTGATGGGTTGGCTGGTGCATGAGGGCAGCCTCGCCACGTGGATCCCGCTGCGCTTTTTCTGGACGGCTCTGGGCGTCATCCTCATGATCCTCAGCCTGAGGCTGTTCTGGCCAGCACGCGGGCTCGTGCAGTGCCTGGGCCGTTACGGCGAACTGATGGATCAGCTGCAGATCACCTTCACCGCTCTAGCCCAGCGGCTGCAGCAGAGCCAAGGCGTAGCGGGCGGCCCCACACCTCCCAGCTACCGCCAGCTGCGGGCCACGCTCCAGAGCGCCCGCGCCCAGCGACCTGCCCTGCTGCAAGAGCTCGGCAACCAACCGCAGCGCCACCCGGCCTATCTGCTCTTGAACAGCCTTGATGCAGCGGCGTCTCGGCTGGTGACGATGGTGGGCGGCATGGAGCGGGCGGTGCCCACCAGCCTCGATTCCCAGCTGGTGGCACGGCTGCATCAAGCGGAAGCAGATCTGCTCTCCTGCATGGCTGCGCAACTGCAGCGATGGGCTCAGCTGCTGCGATCCAGCCGCGGCCTGCCCACCCCGCCGGCGCGGCCACTCGACCTCCCACTCAGCTGGCTGCAGCTCACAACCGAACTCAACGATCCGCTGGCTAATTCCGCCTCGCTGGAGCGGCTGGAGCGCATCGCCACGCGGCTCCTGCTCTGCCGCCAGGCCGAGCAGGCCATCCGCGACGGGGAAAGCAGCTGGCGGGCGATCATGGCCCGGACATGA
- a CDS encoding DUF6737 family protein has product MAESLWSQKPWWCQPWSILLTGLVVVGGSWWWPRIWWISAPLAVGVLLWWWVFLVLVPEAYRAEVEGTDQNTAS; this is encoded by the coding sequence ATGGCTGAAAGCCTCTGGAGCCAGAAACCGTGGTGGTGTCAGCCCTGGTCGATCCTGCTCACCGGCTTGGTGGTGGTGGGCGGCAGCTGGTGGTGGCCGCGGATCTGGTGGATCAGTGCGCCGCTAGCGGTTGGGGTGCTGCTGTGGTGGTGGGTGTTTCTGGTGCTGGTGCCTGAGGCTTATCGGGCTGAGGTTGAGGGCACGGATCAGAACACCGCGTCATAA
- the recR gene encoding recombination mediator RecR, whose protein sequence is MIDQFERLPGIGPRTAQRLALHLLRQPSEQIQAFADALLAAKSQVGQCKRCYHLSADPLCEICRNEERNTGVLCVVADSRDLLALERTREFKGGYHVLGGLISPMDGVGPELLQIQPLVERVDRDGVSEVILALTPSVEGDTTSLYLARLLKPFTQVSRIAYGLPVGSELEYADEVTLARALEGRRRME, encoded by the coding sequence CTGATCGATCAGTTCGAGCGACTGCCGGGCATCGGTCCGCGCACAGCCCAGCGACTGGCCCTGCACCTGCTGCGCCAGCCCAGCGAACAAATCCAGGCCTTCGCCGATGCCCTGCTGGCCGCCAAAAGCCAGGTGGGCCAGTGCAAGCGCTGCTACCACCTCTCGGCCGATCCCCTCTGTGAGATCTGCCGCAATGAAGAGCGCAACACCGGCGTGCTTTGCGTGGTGGCCGACTCACGCGATCTGCTGGCCCTAGAGCGCACCCGCGAGTTCAAAGGTGGCTACCACGTGCTCGGTGGTCTGATCTCCCCCATGGATGGCGTAGGGCCGGAGCTGCTCCAAATTCAGCCGCTGGTGGAGCGTGTCGACCGTGATGGCGTCAGCGAAGTGATCCTGGCCCTCACCCCCTCGGTGGAGGGCGACACCACCAGCCTCTACCTGGCCCGCTTGCTCAAACCCTTCACCCAGGTGAGCCGCATCGCCTACGGCCTGCCGGTGGGCAGCGAACTCGAATACGCCGATGAGGTCACACTGGCGCGGGCCCTGGAAGGGCGCCGCCGCATGGAATGA
- a CDS encoding aromatic acid exporter family protein codes for MSNALLRNSLKLAVAVFITATIAVWTERIEFVWYPILAAIIVVDDNDDQTISAASARILGTVAGGLITFIVHTILSGWMGVLVSLILMIPVLQALGWQSALGTASLTSIMFLMIPSHVALNWNYVFNRALDTVAGCIVAILVGLLFWPRNSYRELGAADQRLRSSLQHQLQRYADWVRDQAERPTPLNPAPLTGDLVRMEQLVSRERSGPRHSRLRTSRWEQRLRLWQLTQSHWVSWERLMQTIPEPNAQRAELIRTAVLALGDQLEARPRPTPQRDARAWQQLAEQERLPLLPLLALAEELRPLHACLGGLNRLAPRPLQP; via the coding sequence GTGTCCAACGCGTTGCTGCGCAACAGCCTCAAATTGGCCGTGGCGGTGTTTATCACAGCCACCATCGCCGTCTGGACAGAACGAATTGAGTTTGTCTGGTATCCGATTCTGGCGGCCATCATCGTTGTGGATGACAACGATGATCAAACGATCAGCGCCGCCTCAGCCCGCATCCTGGGCACGGTGGCCGGAGGGCTGATCACCTTCATCGTGCACACCATCCTCTCGGGCTGGATGGGGGTGTTGGTGTCGCTGATCTTGATGATTCCGGTGCTGCAGGCGCTGGGCTGGCAGAGCGCCCTGGGCACCGCAAGCTTGACCAGCATCATGTTTTTGATGATCCCCAGCCATGTAGCGCTCAACTGGAACTACGTGTTCAACCGAGCGCTCGACACGGTGGCGGGATGCATCGTGGCGATCCTGGTGGGGTTGCTGTTCTGGCCCCGCAACAGCTACCGCGAGCTGGGCGCCGCCGATCAGCGCCTGCGCAGCAGCCTGCAACACCAGCTCCAGCGCTACGCCGACTGGGTCCGCGATCAAGCGGAGCGTCCAACGCCCCTCAACCCGGCTCCTCTCACCGGCGATCTGGTGCGCATGGAGCAGCTGGTGAGCCGGGAACGGAGCGGTCCACGCCACAGCCGATTGCGCACCAGCCGGTGGGAGCAGCGCCTGAGGCTGTGGCAACTCACCCAGTCCCATTGGGTGAGTTGGGAGCGGCTGATGCAAACCATCCCGGAACCCAACGCCCAGCGAGCCGAGCTGATCCGCACAGCGGTTTTAGCCCTCGGCGATCAGCTCGAGGCCCGGCCGCGGCCCACACCCCAGCGCGATGCCAGGGCCTGGCAACAACTGGCGGAGCAGGAGCGTCTTCCCCTGCTGCCGCTGCTCGCCCTCGCGGAAGAGCTCAGGCCCCTGCATGCCTGCCTTGGAGGCCTCAACCGCCTGGCACCGCGCCCCTTACAGCCGTGA
- a CDS encoding MgtC/SapB family protein translates to MSWIPAISPDLEVLMRLGLAVLCGMAVGFNRAQHFPHPQPSRLRMHVLVGLSACLMVLTAGPDLEARSRVIQGVATGVGFLGAGEILVDRRGNGRDAPTPQVHGLTSAASIWFTAALGVTVAAASPLMALVALLLALLVLSRSGQAHG, encoded by the coding sequence ATGAGCTGGATTCCGGCCATTTCCCCCGACCTCGAGGTGCTGATGCGCCTGGGGTTAGCGGTGCTCTGCGGCATGGCGGTGGGCTTCAACCGCGCTCAGCACTTCCCTCACCCCCAACCCAGCCGACTGCGCATGCATGTGTTGGTGGGGCTGAGCGCTTGCTTGATGGTGCTCACGGCCGGGCCTGATCTGGAGGCCCGCAGCCGCGTGATTCAGGGGGTGGCCACTGGGGTGGGTTTCTTGGGGGCTGGCGAGATCCTGGTCGATCGGCGCGGCAATGGCCGCGATGCCCCCACCCCGCAGGTGCACGGTCTCACCAGTGCGGCATCGATCTGGTTCACGGCCGCTTTGGGTGTCACGGTGGCGGCAGCGAGTCCCCTGATGGCGTTGGTGGCGTTGCTGCTTGCATTGCTGGTGCTGTCCCGTTCTGGACAGGCCCATGGCTGA